ttttgctgtgacaatactgGACAAAtgaagatcccacatctgtattGTATTTTTACTTTGGCAGGAGACTTGTTATTTCATATCTTCaaatgttattaaaaaaaaaaaatcatgaaattGAGTTCatatatatattgtaaatatTAAAAGCTATACGTAATGCTTGAGTACATCTTACGGAGTGCACTTTTAACCTGCTGTTCCCTCTTCTTTCAGGTGAGCTACTTTGCGTCCTGCAGCTGCCTGAGTGACCAGAAGCAGTTCATGCGCACCATGCCCAGTGATGCCTTTCAGATAAGAGCCCTGGCTCGCCTGGTACGCTACTTCCACTGGACCTGGGTGGGCGTCATCGGGGTGGAGTCTGACTAYGCCCGTTTTGCCATCCAGTTGTTTCTTCAGGAGTCCGTTCATTTTGGGATGTGTGCTGCCTACGTCCACTTCTACCCAGTGGTCCTTACCCAGCATGCTGTGGGACAGCTAGTGGACACTATCCAGGTTAGCAAATAAATACACGTATGATGTCTTCAAAGCACRTGATTATACATTTTGTTATTCTTGTAATTGTTTCCCAGGGGTCGTCCTCCCGAGTCCTCCTGAATTTCTCCGGTGAGTCGGAGCTTCGGAGTATCCTCAGAGAGTGTCTCCATCGGAATGTCACAGGGCTGCAACTGATCGCCAGCGAGGCCTGGGCCACCTCTAAGTCCCTGTGGAGAGAGTTTGGAGATCTCCTGACAGGAACGCTGGGATTTGGAATACGGAAGGCTGATGTTATTCCCGGGCTCAAAGACTTCCTGACCAGACTAGGACCATCCCACGGACGTCAGTCGGCTTTCCTGGCAGAGTTCTGGGAAGAGACATTCAACTGTAGAGTGAACGAttccttaaacacacacactcactctgtcAGTTACCTGGACAGAGAGCCCTGTAGTGGAAGAGAGGTTCTGGGGGATGTKTACACACCCTATGCTGATGTGAGCCAGCTCAGAGTATCCTATAACGTGTATAAGGCTGTGTATCTCATCGCCCATGCCCTGCAGGATATGACCAACTGTGTGGCTGGGCAGGGGCCTTTTATCAATGGCACCTGTGGGGACCCAAAGCATGTTAAACCATGGCAGGTGAGTCTACAGCTGAAGATACTCTGCTCATTATTGCTGAATAGATATCATTGCACTTTTCTCATTTgcacgcatgcagacacacacacacaccagtaggtGGAGTAGAGTGTATAGTTTCTCATCTcaccctctccactcctctttccCCAGCTTCTACATTACATGAAGCAGGTGAAGTTTTCCACAYTCGGGGAGGAGGTCAGCTTTGACCACAATGGTGACCCCATCGCTTCMTATGACCTCATGAACTGGCAGAGGGGGCAGGATGGCTCCCTGCGATTAGTTAAAGTGGGGTTCTATGACGCCTCATTGGCCGATGGCCGAGACCTGGTCATAAATGACTCAGTGATTCAGTGGCCTGTGGGAAAGCAGGTGCGCCCTWTATCACAGTCTAGGTGCTTGGTTCTACGTTTTCTTCTCAGTCTGTTCTTTGTTGTCTTCTTAACGGCATTGAAGAATATCAAGTTAGCATTTTATAAACTACATTTGGCTAGGTTGAAAAGCGTTCTGAAACACTTTCCCTGCACACCGCTTATTACACGCGAGATGTATCAGTATATCTGAGTGGTGCCCCTCTGCCCCCCAGGCAGCTCGATCAGTGTGCAGTGAGAGCTGTTCCCCAGGCACCCGTGTGGCCAGGAAGAAGGGGGAGCCTGTCTGCTGCTTCGACTGCATCCCCTGTGCTGAGGGGGAGGTCAGCAATCAAACTGGTGTGTTTTCCCTTATTTCCAAGCCTTTCTCACCAGTCATTGGTCAGAACTAGAAAAACAGTGTTGCTATTGCAATCCctgttttctctttcctctctgtcagaTTCTTTAAACTGCATACGCTGCTCTGACGTCACGTGGCCAAACGAGGCCAGAGACCACTGTGTTCCAAAGACCATAGAGTTCCTGTCCTATCAAGAGTCCATGGGTGTCGTCCTGTGTGTGGTATCCATTCTTGGGGCCTGTGCCTCACTCTCTGTCTTGGCGGTGTTTGTTGCCAACCGACACACTCCCATCGTCCGCGGCAACAACATGGAACTGagcttccttctcctcctcttcctttccgTCTGCTTCCTGATTGGCCTGTTGTTCATCGGGGAGCCATCTGATTGGCTGTGCCGGATCCGGTACCCAGCGTTCGGGGTGAGCTTTGCCCTCTGCATCTCCTGCCTCCTTGCCAAGACCATGGTGGTCCTCATGGCCTTCAGGGCCACCCTGCCAGGAAGTGATGTCATGAAGTGGTTCGGCCCTGCCCAGCAGAGAgccagtgttgtgttgtgcactgccGTCCAGGTACTATTCTGATCTTGTTGCTTTTCTTTTCATTGACTTCTACTTCTAAAGCTGCGTTAACAGAGTCAGCCAGCCTTGTGACCAATTAGAtctgatcttttgccaataaCTGGGCAAAAGCCTAGATTTGGGCTGCCTGACTAAATGCAGCCTAAGTGAAATAYATTAAAATGAATCAGACAATTGAATCCCTTGATCAATAGTAACACCAATATGGTTCCCTCTGGCTGACAGGGAC
This genomic interval from Salvelinus sp. IW2-2015 linkage group LG22, ASM291031v2, whole genome shotgun sequence contains the following:
- the LOC111949661 gene encoding extracellular calcium-sensing receptor-like, which produces METMMFAVREINQRSDLLPHLTLGFHIRDSCDHVPVSLRGSLLLVNGQPEWGADSRGAGQGPGSDCAAVRRAVSPVIIGDAASGVSMAVLRTLGSFQIPLVSYFASCSCLSDQKQFMRTMPSDAFQIRALARLVRYFHWTWVGVIGVESDYARFAIQLFLQESVHFGMCAAYVHFYPVVLTQHAVGQLVDTIQGSSSRVLLNFSGESELRSILRECLHRNVTGLQLIASEAWATSKSLWREFGDLLTGTLGFGIRKADVIPGLKDFLTRLGPSHGRQSAFLAEFWEETFNCRVNDSLNTHTHSVSYLDREPCSGREVLGDVYTPYADVSQLRVSYNVYKAVYLIAHALQDMTNCVAGQGPFINGTCGDPKHVKPWQLLHYMKQVKFSTXGEEVSFDHNGDPIASYDLMNWQRGQDGSLRLVKVGFYDASLADGRDLVINDSVIQWPVGKQVPRSVCSESCSPGTRVARKKGEPVCCFDCIPCAEGEVSNQTDSLNCIRCSDVTWPNEARDHCVPKTIEFLSYQESMGVVLCVVSILGACASLSVLAVFVANRHTPIVRGNNMELSFLLLLFLSVCFLIGLLFIGEPSDWLCRIRYPAFGVSFALCISCLLAKTMVVLMAFRATLPGSDVMKWFGPAQQRASVVLCTAVQGLICLIWLLTRPPYTNLNTGHISSVIIIDCAMGSEVAFWCVLGYIGLLACMCFILAFLARKLPDNFNEAKFITFSMLIFFAVWITFIPVYVSTAGKYTVAVHVFAILASAFGLLVCIFAPKCYIVMLRPEKNSRKHMMLKG